A window of the Ostrea edulis chromosome 1, xbOstEdul1.1, whole genome shotgun sequence genome harbors these coding sequences:
- the LOC125645858 gene encoding lysosome membrane protein 2-like isoform X1, protein MGWSVRKKQCCGGGFGLLFLTVGVALIPIVDYVVRKEIEKTVILKKGNLLYETWRDLPIPIYMQFYMFDCKNPDEVKQGHKPFVVQKGPYTYIEKRTKYDLIHNINGTVTYKQNRTFHFARDLSVGPESDRFTTLNPVYWSLLTALKWEKPEVSKLISFLTTFEQEYVFMNRSVKEILWGYQDPTLHLAKGFAPEWFYTDIAGYFINKNATNDGVYTIFTGETDINKLGRIDQYNGSRYLNFWNTKWANMINGSDATIYPPFAKKSRVSYAFASDVCRSIEGIYSEEVTDSHGFTLWRYTAPDSYVANATNNPDNIGFCTPNCLDKGLINVSNCQTLDFFHIPAVISLPHFYLAADKYREAVMGMNPNKEEHQTIIDAEPNIGWVLRAAKKIQINLYIQPIEGFDETSGITPVFLPVFWLNESAVIDEKNAKMLKNMLFTPLQVVHVVEIVLIAGGSLLIVATIGYTIYRRQKKKEEAFYDDVEYLLKHTGAARPIQSLVSDEQNLKNCRETRNTEK, encoded by the exons ATGGGATGGAGTGTGAGAAAGAAACAATGTTGTGGGGGAGGTTTTGGACTGCTGTTCCTAACAGTGGGTGTCGCTCTCATTCCTATCGTTGACTATGTTGTCAggaaagaaattgaaaaa ACAGTGATCCTGAAGAAGGGGAACTTGTTGTACGAGACCTGGAGGGACCTACCTATTCCTATCTACATGCAGTTCTACATGTTTGATTGCAAGAACCCAGATGAGGTGAAACAGGGACATAAGCCTTTTGTTGTACAAAAGGGACCATACACTTACAT CGAGAAGAGAACAAAGTATGACCTTATCCACAACATTAATGGCACAGTGACCTACAAACAGAACAGAACCTTCCATTTTGCTCGAGATTTGTCGGTGGGGCCGGAGAGTGACAGATTCACCACCCTTAACCCGGTCTACTGG AGTCTGTTAACAGCACTGAAGTGGGAGAAACCGGAGGTCAGCAAGCTTATCAGTTTTCTGACGACCTTTGAACAGGAGTATGTTTTTATGAATCGTTCAGTGAAGGAGATTTTGTGGGGTTACCAGGATCCAACTCTGCACTTAGCAAAGGGCTTTGCACCAGAATGGTTCTATACTGATATAGCAGGCTATTTTATAAAT aaaaatgcCACCAATGATGGAGTCTATACCATATTTACGGGGGAGACTGATATTAATAAACTAGGACGCATAGACCAGTATAATGGGTCAAG GTACCTAAATTTCTGGAATACAAAATGGGCCAACATGATAAATGGTTCAG ATGCAACTATATATCCACCATTTGCAAAGAAATCCCGTGTATCTTATGCATTTGCATCAGATGTTTGtag ATCGATTGAAGGGATTTATTCTGAGGAAGTGACAGATTCCCATGGATTCACACTTTGGCGATACACTGCCCCAGACTCGTACGTAGCCAATGCCACAAATAATCCGGACAACATTGGATTCTGTACCCCCAACTGTCTGGACAAAGGGCTGATTAATGTCAGCAACTGCCAAACAC TTGACTTCTTCCACATTCCGGCAGTGATTTCCCTGCCTCACTTCTATCTGGCAGCAGATAAATACCGGGAGGCTGTGATGGGGATGAACCCGAACAAAGAAGAACACCAAACTATAATAGACGCAGAACCA AATATTGGTTGGGTGCTGCGGGCAgctaaaaaaattcaaatcaacTTGTATATTCAGCCAATCGAAGGATTTGA TGAAACATCTGGAATCACTCCAGTATTTCTACCTGTGTTTTGGCTAAATGAG AGTGCTGTGATTGATGAGAAAAATGccaagatgttaaagaacatgTTGTTTACCCCGCTGCAGGTGGTGCACGTGGTGGAGATTGTCCTTATAGCAGGAGGGTCTCTGCTTATTGTAGCAACTATAGGGTACACCATATATAGGAGACAGAAAAAAAAGGAAGAG
- the LOC125645858 gene encoding lysosome membrane protein 2-like isoform X2, giving the protein MGWSVRKKQCCGGGFGLLFLTVGVALIPIVDYVVRKEIEKTVILKKGNLLYETWRDLPIPIYMQFYMFDCKNPDEVKQGHKPFVVQKGPYTYIEKRTKYDLIHNINGTVTYKQNRTFHFARDLSVGPESDRFTTLNPVYWSLLTALKWEKPEVSKLISFLTTFEQEYVFMNRSVKEILWGYQDPTLHLAKGFAPEWFYTDIAGYFINKNATNDGVYTIFTGETDINKLGRIDQYNGSRYLNFWNTKWANMINGSDATIYPPFAKKSRVSYAFASDVCRSIEGIYSEEVTDSHGFTLWRYTAPDSYVANATNNPDNIGFCTPNCLDKGLINVSNCQTLDFFHIPAVISLPHFYLAADKYREAVMGMNPNKEEHQTIIDAEPNIGWVLRAAKKIQINLYIQPIEGFDETSGITPVFLPVFWLNESAVIDEKNAKMLKNMLFTPLQVVHVVEIVLIAGGSLLIVATIGYTIYRRQKKKEEETLKNNEQTNSSETSPLIAN; this is encoded by the exons ATGGGATGGAGTGTGAGAAAGAAACAATGTTGTGGGGGAGGTTTTGGACTGCTGTTCCTAACAGTGGGTGTCGCTCTCATTCCTATCGTTGACTATGTTGTCAggaaagaaattgaaaaa ACAGTGATCCTGAAGAAGGGGAACTTGTTGTACGAGACCTGGAGGGACCTACCTATTCCTATCTACATGCAGTTCTACATGTTTGATTGCAAGAACCCAGATGAGGTGAAACAGGGACATAAGCCTTTTGTTGTACAAAAGGGACCATACACTTACAT CGAGAAGAGAACAAAGTATGACCTTATCCACAACATTAATGGCACAGTGACCTACAAACAGAACAGAACCTTCCATTTTGCTCGAGATTTGTCGGTGGGGCCGGAGAGTGACAGATTCACCACCCTTAACCCGGTCTACTGG AGTCTGTTAACAGCACTGAAGTGGGAGAAACCGGAGGTCAGCAAGCTTATCAGTTTTCTGACGACCTTTGAACAGGAGTATGTTTTTATGAATCGTTCAGTGAAGGAGATTTTGTGGGGTTACCAGGATCCAACTCTGCACTTAGCAAAGGGCTTTGCACCAGAATGGTTCTATACTGATATAGCAGGCTATTTTATAAAT aaaaatgcCACCAATGATGGAGTCTATACCATATTTACGGGGGAGACTGATATTAATAAACTAGGACGCATAGACCAGTATAATGGGTCAAG GTACCTAAATTTCTGGAATACAAAATGGGCCAACATGATAAATGGTTCAG ATGCAACTATATATCCACCATTTGCAAAGAAATCCCGTGTATCTTATGCATTTGCATCAGATGTTTGtag ATCGATTGAAGGGATTTATTCTGAGGAAGTGACAGATTCCCATGGATTCACACTTTGGCGATACACTGCCCCAGACTCGTACGTAGCCAATGCCACAAATAATCCGGACAACATTGGATTCTGTACCCCCAACTGTCTGGACAAAGGGCTGATTAATGTCAGCAACTGCCAAACAC TTGACTTCTTCCACATTCCGGCAGTGATTTCCCTGCCTCACTTCTATCTGGCAGCAGATAAATACCGGGAGGCTGTGATGGGGATGAACCCGAACAAAGAAGAACACCAAACTATAATAGACGCAGAACCA AATATTGGTTGGGTGCTGCGGGCAgctaaaaaaattcaaatcaacTTGTATATTCAGCCAATCGAAGGATTTGA TGAAACATCTGGAATCACTCCAGTATTTCTACCTGTGTTTTGGCTAAATGAG AGTGCTGTGATTGATGAGAAAAATGccaagatgttaaagaacatgTTGTTTACCCCGCTGCAGGTGGTGCACGTGGTGGAGATTGTCCTTATAGCAGGAGGGTCTCTGCTTATTGTAGCAACTATAGGGTACACCATATATAGGAGACAGAAAAAAAAGGAAGAG